The Littorina saxatilis isolate snail1 linkage group LG15, US_GU_Lsax_2.0, whole genome shotgun sequence genome contains a region encoding:
- the LOC138948633 gene encoding uncharacterized protein: MQNFTVQVGSLTDNGQVDYKDCYYHAGSAGSIVNVTCSPPMCGRYVRIIKQDDDDSALTLCEVQVFGMLLEPDTSCTVMSTEETSTLTHPGVSTATNGKPVSSSAAAAATAAAAASSSSSSSSSSLLSSSSSSPPPSTSTATMTTTTASLSTTSPQTRNAYTTMAFRETPPASHSRCCRCVFGASRNNTEQAIAAAEKNMKEVKKFLFVNRTETSQSLRKKTSADDERKSSKTGGLAAIVILTCIGVFFVLFDCISCVKGICTRSRVYKV; the protein is encoded by the exons ATGCAAAACTTCACCGTGCAAGTGGGAAGTCTCACAGACAATGGACAGGTTGACTACAAGGACTGTTACTACCATGCTGGCTCAGCAGGCAGCATTGTCAACGTCACCTGTTCGCCTCCAATGTGTGGACGTTACGTTCGCATCATCAAACAAGACGATGACGATTCGGCTCTGACGCTGTGCGAAGTACAAGTGTTCGGAATGCTGCTTGAACCTG ataCCTCATGCACAGTTATGTCAACCGAGGAAACCTCAACATTGACACACCCAGGAGTCTCCACGGCTACCAATGGCAAACCagtatcatcatcagcagcagcagcagcaacagcagcagcagccgcatcatcatcatcatcatcatcatcatcatcattattatcatcatcatcatcttcaccGCCACCATCTACATCAACAgcaacgatgacgacgacgaccgCATCGCTATCGACAACATCACCTCAAACCAGGAACGCTTACACAACTATGGCATTTCGGGAAACGCCTCCTGCAAGTCACTCAAGGTGCTGTCGGTGTGTCTTCGGGGCCTCACGTAACAACACGGAACAGGCAATAGCTGCAGCCGAGAAGAACATGAAAGAAGTAAAGAAGTTTTTGTTCGTAAACCGCACAGAAACCAGCCAAAGCCTTCGCAAGAAAACGTCTGCTGATGACGAAAGAAAGTCATCCAAGACTGGTGGCCTTGCTGCCATCGTCATTCTGACTTGTATTGGTGTCTTCTTTGTCTTATTCGATTGCATCAGCtgcgttaaaggcatatgtacgcgctcccgtgtttacaaagtgtag
- the LOC138948292 gene encoding complement C1q-like protein 4, giving the protein YQTPDGQTLESSGEENGTFHLLLPNPPSGGNYTCTLPPLSPASRCLPPLSPLLEGATVHVDQVKVSFTLLEARQKETEDRQRDTGTRQQETQRKLVADNEQLKKDVTDLQARLGTAKLRISFHATLALDFTGSGPIQPFDVVTNEGDAFNDTSGVFTAPRNGTYFFAASAATKSPDKWIYVHLMKNDNVNVARAITKQYADNHTMGSMHATLYLVAGERVWLKNLQPDGEYVFFTTSFTGFLVSADV; this is encoded by the exons TACCAGACTCCCGACGGCCAGACGCTGGAGAGTTCCGGTGAAGAAAACGGCACATTCCATCTGCTCCTGCCCAACCCTCCGTCTGGGGGTAACTACACCTGCACTCTCCCGCCCCTCTCCCCAGCCTCACGCTGTCTCCCGCCCCTCTCCCCGCTGCTAGAGGGCGCCACAGTCCATGTGGATCAGGTCAAGGTCAGCTTTACTCTGTTGGAGGCCaggcagaaagagacagaggacagacagagagacacagggacCAGGCAACAAGAGACACAGAGGAAGCTTGTGGCTGACAACGAACAGCTGAAAAAGGACGTTACAGATCTTCAAGCAAggctag GCACAGCCAAGCTGCGGATCAGTTTCCACGCCACGCTGGCTTTAGACTTCACCGGCTCAGGACCTATTCAGCCCTTCGACGTCGTCACTAACGAGGGGGACGCCTTCAACGACACCAGCGGCGTCTTCACGGCACCAAGGAACGGGACCTACTTCTTCGCGGCATCAGCGGCAACCAAGAGCCCGGACAAGTGGATCTACGTGCACCTGATGAAGAACGACAACGTGAACGTGGCACGGGCCATCACCAAACAGTACGCGGATAACCACACAATGGGGTCCATGCATGCTACGCTGTACCTCGTGGCAGGCGAACGCGTGTGGCTGAAAAACTTGCAGCCAGATGGAGAGTATGTCTTTTTCACCACCTCTTTCACTGGATTTCTGGTCAGTGCCGACGTTTAA
- the LOC138948580 gene encoding pneumococcal serine-rich repeat protein-like: MNQTFSVGSCTHTGFNPGPHWWRVDLDQNVAVTGVAIYNRDDGIGFRLRNFTVEVGVLDDNGQVDYKDCYYHAGSAGSIVNITCSPPVCGRYVRIIKQDDDAEVLSLCEVEVFGMVLEPEISVATSSAEEISTPPEADSSTVALSESSTTRYADSSTVALSETSTTRDADSSTVALSETSTTQDADSSTVALSETSTTRDADSLTVALSETSTTRDADSSTVALSGTSTTRDADSSTVALSQTSTTPEADSSTVALSETSTPRETDSSTVALSETSTPRKADSSTVTLSETSTPREADSSTVALSETSTTRYADSSTVALTETSTTRDADSSTVALSETSTTRDADSSTVALSETSTPRDADSSTVALSETSTTRDADSSTVAMSETSTTREADSSTVALSETSTTQEADSSTVALTETSTTQEADSSTVALSETSTTQEADSLTVALTETSTTQEADSSTVALSETSTTRDSDSSTVALSETSTTRDGDSSTVALSETSTTRDADSSTVALSETSTTRDSDSSTVALSETSTPRDADSSTADVVPSGSHTSPQSPTLQEANKLETSIQEANKLETSIQEANKLETSIQEANKLETSIQEANKLETSIQDANGSTTDVASASKTASEIQTPQEAASSTSDAATLVSMITTEISTPRDSDSLTSYAATSGSITSEETTKPQDVDSSTIELTTSGPLISLQTSTPREADSSTAFVTTADLMKLLGTSTQQETDSSTDHAATSGSITSPRMSLLQDADSSTVVLSTSVPMTSSETATLQAANDLEPEIATMDYMTSPVKVYITSTQDANGSTVVNATTVSIAASNIKTPQEADSSTADVKSVSQTASELLTLHESKSSTADATTSVSQTASEISTSQEADSSTANVSTSISMTASVISTSQEADSSTADVTTSVSQTASEISTSQEADSSTSDVTTSVLQTAAEVTTSVAQTASEIATSQEADSSTTDVTTSVLLKASEISTSQEADSSTADVTSVSQTASEISIPHEADSSTADVTTSVSQTSSEISTSQEADSLTADVATSVSQTASEISTSLHTESSTADVTTSVSQTASVISTSQEADSSTADVTTSVSQTASEISTSQEADSSTSDVTTSVLQTAAEVTTSVSQTASEITTSLQADSSTADVTTSVLQTALEISTSLQADSSTADVTTSFSQTASEISTTQEADSSTTDVTTSVLQPASEISTSQESNSSTADVTTSVAQTASEIATSQESNSSTANVTTSVSQTASEISTSQETDSSTADVTTSVLQTASEISTSHEADSSTADVTTSVLQAADDVTTSVLQTADDVTTTVSQTASEISTSQEADSLTADVATSVSQTASEISTSLQADSSTADVTTSVSQTASEISTSQEADSSTADVTTSVLQPASEISTSQESNSSTADVTTSVSQTASEISTSQETDSSTADVTASVFQTASEISTSHEADSSTADVTTSVLQAADDVTTSVLQTADDVTTTVSQTASEISTSQEADSSTADVATSVSQTASEISTSLQADSSTADVTTSVSQTASEISTSQEADSSTADVTSLSQTASEISTTQEADSSTTDVTTAVLQPASKISTSHESNSSTADVTTSVAQTASEIATSKESNSSTADVITSVSQTASEISTSHEADSSTADVTTSVLQTASEISTSHEADSSTADVTTSVLQAADDVTTSVLQTADDVATSVSLTESEISTTQQAVPSTTDVTTSVLQTADDVTTAVAQTASEISTSQEADSSTADVTTSVAQTASEIATSQVADSSTADVTTPVSQTADDVTASVSLTESDISTTQQAVTSTTDVTTSVLQTADDVTTAVAQTASEISTSQEADSSTADVTTSVAQTASEIATSQVADSSTADVTTPVSQTASEISTSLQADSSTADVTTLVLQTADDVTTLILQTADDLTTSVSQTASEISISQEAHSSTADATTSVSQTASEISTPQEANSSTADVTTTVAQTASEISTSLQAHSSTVDVTTSVSQTASEISTSQETDSSTADVTTSVSQTASEISTSQEADSSTADVTTSVSQTASEISTSQEVDRSMADVTTSVSQTASEISTPQEAQSSTANVTTSVSQTASEISTPQEAQSSTADVTTSVSQTASEISTPQEAQSSTADVTTSVSQTASEISTSLEADSSTADVTTSVSQTASEISTSLEADSSTADVTTSVSQTVPEISTQQMAGSSTGYAATSNSMTSQQTATPQEAAASSSMTSPERSTTQGADSLAADDEAGAGNLACGKPTNQSSTHADSLGLSERAVDGNMNQTYVHGSCSHTAESGVLPHWWRVDLEQNVGVFTIVMYNREDCCGWRMQNFTVQVGSLTDNGQVDYK, encoded by the exons ATGAATCAGACCTTCTCCGTTGGATCCTGTACCCATACCGGATTTAATCCAGGGCCTCACTGGTGGCGAGTGGACCTTGACCAGAACGTGGCCGTGACCGGTGTTGCTATATACAACAGAGACGACGGCATTG GTTTCAGATTGCGAAACTTCACAGTGGAAGTGGGGGTTCTAGACGACAATGGGCAGGTTGACTACAAGGACTGTTACTACCATGCTGGCTCAGCAGGAAGCATTGTCAACATCACCTGTTCGCCTCCTGTTTGTGGACGTTACGTTCGCATCATCAAACAAGACGATGACGCTGAGGTTCTTTCGCTGTGCGAAGTGGAAGTGTTCGGAATGGTGCTTGAACCAG AGATCTCAGTTGCTACTAGTTCAGCCGAGGAAATCTCAACTCCACCAGAGGCCGACAGTTCAACAGTTGCCCTGTCAGAATCATCCACTACACGATATGCCGACAGTTCAACAGTTGCCCTGTCAGAAACATCCACTACACGAGATGCCGACAGTTCTACAGTTGCCCTGTCAGAAACATCCACTACACAAGATGCCGACAGTTCAACAGTTGCCCTGTCAGAGACATCAACTACACGAGATGCCGACAGTTTAACAGTTGCCCTGTCAGAGACATCAACTACACGAGATGCCGACAGTTCAACAGTTGCCCTGTCAGGGACATCAACTACACGAGATGCCGACAGTTCAACAGTTGCCCTGTCACAGACATCAACTACACCAGAGGCCGACAGTTCAACAGTTGCCCTGTCAGAGACATCAACTCCGCGAGAGACCGACAGTTCAACAGTTGCCCTGTCAGAGACATCAACTCCGCGAAAGGCCGACAGTTCAACAGTTACGTTGTCAGAGACATCAACTCCGCGAGAGGCCGATAGTTCAACAGTTGCCCTGTCAGAAACATCAACTACACGATATGCCGACAGTTCAACAGTTGCCCTGACAGAAACATCCACTACACGAGATGCCGACAGTTCAACAGTTGCCCTGTCAGAAACATCCACTACACGAGATGCCGACAGTTCAACAGTTGCCCTGTCAGAGACATCAACTCCGCGAGATGCCGACAGTTCAACAGTTGCCCTGTCAGAAACATCCACTACACGAGATGCCGACAGTTCAACAGTTGCCATGTCAGAGACATCTACTACACGAGAGGCCGACAGTTCAACAGTTGCCCTGTCAGAGACATCAACTACACAAGAGGCCGACAGTTCAACAGTTGCCCTGacagagacatccactacacaAGAGGCCGACAGTTCAACAGTTGCCCTGTCAGAGACATCAACTACACAAGAGGCCGACAGTTTAACAGTTGCCCTGacagagacatccactacacaAGAGGCCGACAGTTCAACAGTTGCCCTGTCAGAAACATCAACTACACGAGATTCCGACAGTTCAACAGTTGCCCTGTCAGAAACATCCACTACACGAGATGGCGACAGTTCAACAGTTGCCCTGTCAGAAACATCAACTACACGAGATGCCGACAGTTCAACAGTTGCCCTGTCAGAAACATCAACTACACGAGATTCCGACAGTTCAACAGTTGCCCTGTCAGAGACATCCACTCCACGAGATGCCGACAGTTCAACGGCTGACGTGGTACCATCAGGTTCACATACTTCGCCTCAGTCACCAACACTACAAGAGGCCAACAAACTAGAGACATCAATACAAGAGGCCAACAAACTAGAGACATCAATACAAGAGGCCAACAAACTAGAGACATCAATACAAGAGGCCAACAAACTAGAGACATCAATACAAGAGGCCAACAAACTAGAGACATCAATACAAGATGCGAACGGTTCAACGACTGACGTAGCATCAGCTTCAAAGACCGCATCAGAGATACAAACACCACAAGAGGCCGCCAGCTCAACGTCTGACGCAGCAACATTAGTGTCAATGATCACAACAGAAATATCAACACCACGAGATTCGGACAGTTTAACAAGTTACGCAGCAACATCAGGTTCAATAACGTCAGAAGAGACAACAAAACCACAAGATGTCGACAGTTCAACAATTGAACTTACAACATCAGGCCCTTTGATCTCGTtacaaacatcaacaccacgAGAGGCCGATAGTTCAACAGCTTTCGTGACAACAGCAGATTTAATGAAATTACTTGGGACATCAACACAGCAAGAGACCGACAGCTCAACAGATCATGCTGCAACCTCAGGTTCCATTACGTCACCAAGGATGTCATTACTACAAGATGCTGACAGTTCAACAGTTGTCCTTTCAACATCAGTTCCAATGACATCTTCAGAGACAGCAACTCTACAAGCGGCCAATGATTTAGAACCTGAAATAGCCACAATGGATTATATGACCTCCCCCGTGAAAGTATATATCACATCCACACAAGATGCCAACGGTTCAACAGTTGTCAATGCAACAACAGTTTCAATTGCCGCATCAAATATAAAAACACCACAAGAGGCCGACAGCTCAACGGCTGACGTAAAATCAGTTTCACAAACAGCATCAGAGCTATTAACATTACACGAGTCAAAAAGTTCAACGGCTGACGCAACAACATCAGTTTCACAGACAGCATCAGAGATATCCACATCACAAGAGGCCGACAGCTCGACGGCTAACGTATCAACATCAATTTCTATGACAGCATCGGTGATATCCACATCACAAGAGGCCGACAGCTCAACGGCTGACGTTACAACATCAGTTTCACAAACAGCATCAGAAATATCCACATCACAAGAGGCCGACAGCTCAACATCTGACGTAACAACATCAGTTTTACAAACAGCAGCTGAGGTAACAACATCAGTTGCACAAACAGCATCAGAGATAGCCACATCACAAGAGGCCGACAGCTCAACGACTGACGTAACAACATCAGTTTTACTGAAAGCATCAGAGATATCCACATCACAAGAGGCCGACAGCTCAACGGCTGACGTAACATCAGTTTCACAAACAGCATCAGAGATATCCATACCACATGAGGCCGACAGCTCAACGGCTGACGTTACAACATCAGTTTCACAAACATCATCAGAGATATCCACATCACAAGAGGCCGACAGCTTAACGGCTGACGTTGCAACATCCGTTTCACAAACAGCATCAGAGATATCCACATCACTACATACCGAAAGCTCAACGGCTGACGTAACAACATCAGTTTCACAAACAGCATCAGTTATATCCACATCACAAGAGGCCGACAGCTCAACGGCTGACGTTACAACATCAGTTTCACAAACAGCATCAGAAATATCCACATCACAAGAGGCCGACAGCTCAACATCTGACGTAACAACATCAGTTTTACAAACAGCAGCTGAGGTAACAACATCCGTTTCACAAACAGCATCAGAGATAACCACATCACTACAGGCCGACAGCTCAACGGCTGACGTAACAACATCAGTTTTACAAACAGCATTAGAGATATCCACATCACTACAGGCCGACAGCTCAACGGCTGACGTAACAAcatcattttcacaaacagCATCAGAGATATCCACAACACAAGAAGCCGACAGCTCAACGACTGACGTAACAACATCAGTTTTACAACCAGCATCAGAGATATCCACATCACAAGAGTCCAACAGCTCAACGGCTGACGTAACAACATCAGTTGCACAAACAGCATCAGAGATAGCAACATCACAAGAATCCAACAGCTCAACGGCTAACGTAACAACATCAGTTTCACAAACAGCATCAGAGATATCCACATCACAAGAGACCGACAGCTCAACGGCTGACGTAACAACATCAGTTTTACAAACAGCATCAGAGATATCCACATCACATGAAGCCGACAGCTCAACGGCTGACGTAACAACATCAGTTTTACAAGCAGCCGATGACGTAACAACATCAGTTTTACAAACAGCCGATGACGTAACAACAACAGTTTCACAAACAGCATCAGAGATATCCACATCACAAGAGGCCGACAGCTTAACGGCTGACGTTGCAACATCCGTTTCACAAACAGCATCAGAGATATCCACATCACTACAGGCCGACAGCTCAACGGCTGACGTAACAACATCAGTTTCACAAACAGCATCAGAGATATCCACATCACAAGAGGCCGACAGCTCAACTGCTGACGTAACAACATCAGTTTTACAACCAGCATCAGAGATATCCACATCACAAGAGTCCAACAGCTCAACGGCTGACGTAACAACATCAGTTTCACAAACAGCATCAGAGATATCCACATCACAAGAGACCGACAGCTCAACGGCTGACGTAACAGCATCAGTTTTTCAAACAGCATCAGAGATATCCACATCACATGAAGCCGACAGCTCAACGGCTGACGTAACAACATCAGTTTTACAAGCAGCCGATGACGTAACAACATCAGTTTTACAAACAGCCGATGACGTAACAACAACAGTTTCACAAACAGCATCAGAAATATCCACATCACAAGAGGCCGACAGCTCAACGGCTGACGTTGCAACATCCGTTTCACAAACAGCATCAGAGATATCCACATCACTACAGGCCGACAGCTCAACGGCTGACGTAACAACATCAGTTTCACAAACAGCATCAGAGATATCCACATCACAAGAGGCCGACAGCTCAACTGCTGACGTAACATCTTTGTCACAAACAGCATCAGAGATATCCACAACACAAGAAGCCGACAGCTCAACGACTGACGTAACAACAGCAGTTTTACAACCAGCATCAAAGATATCCACATCACACGAGTCCAACAGCTCAACGGCTGACGTAACAACATCAGTTGCACAAACAGCATCAGAGATAGCAACATCAAAAGAGTCCAACAGCTCAACGGCTGACGTAATAACATCAGTTTCACAAACAGCATCAGAGATATCCACATCACATGAAGCCGACAGCTCAACGGCTGACGTAACAACATCAGTTTTACAAACAGCATCAGAGATATCCACATCACATGAAGCCGACAGCTCAACGGCTGACGTAACAACATCAGTTTTACAAGCAGCCGATGACGTAACAACATCAGTTTTACAAACAGCCGATGACGTAGCAACATCAGTTTCACTAACAGAATCAGAGATATCCACAACTCAGCAAGCCGTACCCTCAACGACTGACGTAACAACATCAGTTTTACAAACAGCGGATGACGTAACAACAGCAGTTGCACAAACAGCATCAGAGATATCCACATCACAAGAGGCCGACAGCTCAACGGCTGACGTAACAACATCAGTTGCACAAACAGCATCAGAGATAGCAACATCACAAGTTGCCGACAGCTCAACGGCTGACGTAACAACACCAGTTTCACAAACAGCCGATGACGTAACAGCATCAGTTTCGCTAACAGAATCAGATATATCCACAACTCAGCAAGCCGTAACCTCAACGACTGACGTAACAACATCAGTTTTACAAACAGCGGATGACGTAACAACAGCAGTTGCACAAACAGCATCAGAGATATCCACATCACAAGAGGCCGACAGCTCAACGGCTGACGTAACAACATCAGTTGCACAAACAGCATCAGAGATAGCAACATCACAAGTTGCCGACAGCTCAACGGCTGACGTAACAACACCAGTTTCACAAACAGCATCAGAGATATCCACATCACTACAGGCCGACAGCTCAACGGCTGACGTAACAACATTAGTTTTACAAACAGCGGATGACGTAACAACATTAATTTTACAAACAGCGGATGACTTAACAACATCAGTTTCACAAACAGCATCAGAGATATCCATATCACAAGAAGCCCACAGCTCAACGGCTGACGCAACAACATCAGTTTCACAAACAGCATCAGAGATATCCACACCACAAGAGGCGAACAGCTCAACGGCTGACGTAACAACAACAGTTGCACAAACAGCATCAGAGATATCCACATCACTACAGGCCCACAGCTCAACGGTTGACGTAACAACATCAGTTTCACAAACAGCATCAGAGATATCCACATCACAAGAGACCGACAGCTCAACGGCTGACGTAACAACATCAGTTTCACAAACAGCATCAGAGATATCCACATCACAAGAGGCCGACAGCTCAACGGCTGACGTAACAACATCAGTTTCACAAACAGCATCAGAGATATCCACATCACAAGAGGTCGACAGATCCATGGCAGACGTAACAACATCAGTTTCACAAACAGCATCAGAGATATCCACACCACAAGAGGCCCAAAGCTCAACGGCTAACGTAACAACATCAGTTTCACAAACAGCATCAGAGATATCCACACCACAAGAGGCCCAAAGCTCAACGGCTGACGTAACAACATCAGTTTCACAAACGGCATCAGAGATATCCACACCACAAGAGGCCCAAAGCTCAACGGCTGACGTAACAACATCAGTTTCACAAACAGCATCAGAGATATCCACATCACTAGAAGCCGACAGCTCAACGGCTGACGTAACAACATCAGTTTCACAAACAGCATCAGAGATATCCACATCACTAGAAGCCGACAGCTCAACGGCTGACGTAACAACATCAGTTTCACAAACAGTACCAGAAATATCAACACAACAAATGGCCGGCAGTTCAACAGGTTACGCGGCAACATCAAATTCAATGACGTCACAACAAACAGCAACACCCCAAGAAGCGGCAGCATCAAGTTCGATGACCTCACCAGAGAGATCAACAACACAAGGGGCAGACAGTTTAGCAGCTGATGACGAAGCAGGAGCAG GGAACTTGGCCTGCGGTAAACCCACCAACCAAAGCAGCACTCATGCAGACAGCCTCGGTCTATCAGAAAGGGCAGTGGACGGGAACATGAATCAGACCTACGTACATGGATCCTGTTCCCACACTGCTGAAAGTGGTGTGCTGCCTCACTGGTGGCGAGTGGACCTGGAACAGAACGTGGGCGTGTTCACAATTGTTATGTACAACAGAGAAGATTGCTGTG GTTGGCGAATGCAAAACTTCACCGTGCAAGTGGGAAGTCTCACAGACAATGGACAGGTTGACTACAAGTAG